The following proteins are encoded in a genomic region of Agromyces sp. CF514:
- a CDS encoding TetR/AcrR family transcriptional regulator, producing MPKIVDHDERRLEIVRATWRLIAEKGFRATTMREIARSAGVANGGLFPYFRNKEELIGATFEHVYSATNARFAAVRADLEGMPALRELMLQIFPLDEERILEARIVIPFWEYAANEPDLLALHERTMDEWRVEIADHLERAKQLGEARADLDVAVATDHLMAFVDGVQVIAVVSPASADPARLTRLLEGYLDLLR from the coding sequence ATGCCGAAGATCGTCGACCACGACGAGCGCCGACTCGAGATCGTGCGCGCGACCTGGCGACTCATCGCCGAGAAGGGGTTCCGCGCCACGACGATGCGCGAGATCGCGAGGTCGGCCGGCGTCGCCAACGGCGGGCTCTTCCCGTACTTCCGCAACAAGGAGGAGCTGATCGGGGCCACGTTCGAGCACGTCTACTCGGCGACCAACGCCAGGTTCGCGGCCGTGCGTGCCGACCTCGAGGGCATGCCCGCACTGCGCGAGCTCATGCTGCAGATCTTCCCGCTCGACGAGGAGCGCATCCTCGAGGCGCGCATCGTGATTCCGTTCTGGGAGTACGCGGCCAACGAACCCGACCTGCTGGCCCTGCACGAGCGCACCATGGACGAATGGCGGGTCGAGATCGCCGATCACCTCGAGCGTGCGAAGCAGCTCGGCGAGGCGCGCGCCGACCTCGACGTGGCGGTCGCGACCGACCACCTCATGGCCTTCGTCGACGGCGTGCAGGTGATCGCCGTCGTCTCCCCGGCGAGCGCAGACCCCGCTCGCCTCACGCGCCTGCTCGAGGGGTACCTCGACCTGCTGCGGTAG